In Styela clava chromosome 10, kaStyClav1.hap1.2, whole genome shotgun sequence, the sequence tatatatttattgttatatatattgtctatatatttgattttaggACGAAAATGCTGACCCGGAGTTTGATGTTGTAGATAACGAAGATGCCATGGCGGAAATTCGTAAAATAATTGAAGATCATGGATTTAACTCTGACGATCTTTTATCTGATATAAGTTTCTTGTATGGAATTCCCGGTATTTTCAAATCAGGAGATGCAAAGAGATGGGCGAGCGTGAATTTTTCCTATCAATTGGCTTGTTATAGCGTATGtatctgaaatttaaaaaaaaaatattaaacttgACTCGCTTGCTTAAAAATCGTGTGCATTGCTATAACTTAAAATAAGTAATTGATCGCAATAGCTAATAATAtggttttgatttgaaaaaaaagttgttttCGTTCGTATTCTAAATTTCGTTCTATTTAATGAGATTTTCAAtggtttatttatttctgatttttttatACTCGTATACGCAATTTCgcatttttatttgatttaggGAAAAACTGGTTCACTCTTATCACAAGCATGGTGGGCGTACACGAGATTCAATGAATACGGATGTTATTGCGGTGGAGGAAATTATTATGGAAATTATTTGGATGCCACCGACCAGTAAGTAAACAAAAATTAGTACATTCACCTTTTTTGCATTGCAGTAATCGCTTATTACGTAATAGGCTTTTTAAatgatactcccgtagtgtatgtaccaggttagggttaggccataattttattccgacttttcctattttagttctattacgagttcggggactgtctgtgttattcaagtgaatatacccgctgcccataggtttcagtccctttacacaagttgatgtaaagtaggcaaacaaaattagttaccttcatattggtacccacacttctggagcgtcttTTAAAGTGCAATCCTATATGATATACCAGGATatttaacagttaaaaaacaggAAATACGATGTGTCTGATTGATACAAAATACGGCAGTGCTATAATGCCACGTTTCTTGTTTGTTTTAGTTGCTGTAAAGTGCATGACCGCTGCTACGATCGCGTTCAATCGAAATTCAAATTGGCACTCGGTTGTCATACCTACACAACACCTTACACCGTCTCTTGCTGCAAAGATCAAAAATACACCAAATGCACAGATTCAGGCCCAAGTAAAATTTTTTGCACATTATTTATTAATGTGCCGCTGATTGATTCATACAGATGAATGGACGTATTTTTGAAAGAAGCCAAAATTCGAAACTAGCACGCTTGGCCACACACGCGTTGAAAGCTTTTCAGAAAAATATGGTTATTCATAAATTTGGCTCGAATTTTGCCTTGAGTTTGAATTGAACGAAGAGACCTATTTAATAGTAATATCATGTCAAAGTTGATCAGCGCTCCATAATCGATGTGCCTTCAGTGGGACTATACAATGTAACCCAAATGAGAATGAAGTGAGAGAAGAAATGCTTTTACAGCGCTATGGCATTAATTGTTTCATATATATGATTTAGCTTTCCTTACCGAACCGACAATGTAATTAAACTGTTTTCATAACAGGTGGCGGAAGGGGGCTTTGTGAATGTGATCAGGCTATGGCAAAATGTGTGGCAGCAACAAAAGGCAGTTACAATCCGTCATTATTAAAGAACAGAAGTAACTGCAGAGACCCTAACGGGAAGAAATCAAAACCCTTGAGCCCATGGGAGATTTTAAAAACATGCAAACATGCATTCTCTCCTGCTGTTACCGTCCCGCTTACATACGGGTGAGTAGACTAAAATATCACCTACCTTTATAAATTTCTACGCGTTGTTGAACCATTCCATTAAATGTCACATTTGCAATTAATTCTATGCAATCCAATACCACAGCTCATAAAGTATACTGAACACaaaatctaatatatatatatatatttgctgtAATGTTTTCTTTACAAAAACTAATTCAAACAAACAGCATTTATCAGGAATTGATTTACTTTTGTATCTACACTGCTAAATTAAACTAACCACAGTGATTCATCGAAGAACCCAGCAGAGCACAACTTAACTGCTgtgtttaatatatatatacaaagccAGTTTTCTCCAATGTCACTAGGGTACAACTTTCGGTGGTGAGAAATTTGTTGTATTCATTGTTCGTTTTTGATGGTACAGACTCATGTTTAACCGGTGTCTGTTTGGACATTACTTGTGTAACTCAATATTCTCCATACTAAATTAATACTCCTGGCTGATGGTACATATCACAATTTTCTTTGTCTAAGTGCATGAGCTATTCCGCCACACCAGATTTTATTTTGAGGTTCATAGGTTATATCCAGAAAAAGTCAGTATTGTGTGACGTATGAACAAAATGCTTGTGTCACACATTGAGAATTTGtacttctgttaatttttccTACACATCAATACAATGTTCATGTAACTTTTTGAGCGTCCAGCAGGGATTTGCCAACAGCCCTACACCCTATAAATAGTTTTATAGGCCATAGAAAAATATCTACTACCCTCCAAATTTGCGTATCTTCCACTTATAAGTCACTGTAACACTAAAAttaatcaatattaatattttcagtTCGCAAGGCACTTGTCCCAAGAGTGGAGGAAGTAGTGGGTGGTTTTGGGGGTGATGAGACACAGAAACACTCCAGTATATGAATAATCTCAAGAAACACAAGAAAATTGTATATTTATCTCAAATGTATccacctatatatatatatatatatataccagagATGCCATCGTTGCTCAGATTATCATATTGATTGAATTTAAGGATGCAGCTTTTGATGGATACTTTAACATCAGTCATTGTGTCGTTTTTCTTTCTGTGATGGTCACCGATTACAATTATTTATCCAGAAGAAAACGTCGACAGTTGTTCAATAGTTTGAACGTAAATTTGATACTGTTAATTCTCAAATTGTGTTTTGGATTCTTCAATCACATGAtgtgcaatttaaaaaatataaatactaaATTCGTACCAGCTTTTAGTTGAAAGGCTCGCGCGAAAGATTGAAATTATAGTAACTATCCCGAAAGTGGAGTGGCGTTCGTCCTGAATTTCTGCCCTATGTATTTGAAACTTATTCATGTAAATTCATGtgaaaaatttcagaaataaaatatgatttctaCATACCTTTAGGTGGTGAATGTTAATCAAGAAAGTCGTAATTGTAATTCGCAATTTTGAGTTGGTAAATTTtaactgaataaaataaatatatgtaatacggattgtttatttaatttgaacttaccctcattttttttctttttatttgctATGGCTAGCGcagttacaaaaaaaaaaaaacataaagttATAAAATATAGATCATATATTAGCGACCAACGTAAATATACATATACGAAGCTTCGGAGGTTCACATGAGTAGTGTGAGACAAAAATTACAGATTTGAAGACGTTTCATCCCGTTAATATCCGTGTATATGCGGAAAATAAGTCGATTTCTATTGCTACTAATTACTGAAATCATCTCTTTTGCATTCTCTTACTTTTCTATTCAACTTCACTAGTACTTAAAGAAACCTATTGAACTCTAACTAACATTCGTTTTTTGTAATTTCCATTCCTATTTACACATTCAGTAGTTTACCTAAAAACCACGCTCCTCTTGGGAGTTTCCCAATTATTTGATGCAAGGATTTGCACACGAGTTACTCGCAGTCGCAGAATAATAGAAAATTCGAAGAATTGCTCAAAATATCACAgaccaaaattataaaaacaagcattcaaatttcataaataaaCAACATTGCTACGTTCAATGTATATTTACCTAAAACCAATCTAGACGATATTTTAATACATTCACGTAATATCACTTTATACTTCTATAGTTAGGTATGTGAATGAGGTCTGAATGACATGTGTAATGTGTTAAAAATCTCTCCTCATCTCCAAAGCCAACTACCTCTACTTCCACCGTTTGGACAACTACCTTGGgacctaaaaataaaaaagttaatatCAATCAAgatcaaaattgattttatgatAATATGAGAGAAGCTTTCCAGTGTTGCCAGTGTGGCAATTCGATTTTGTAAAAGAGACGAAAAATGTATATGGATGCAAACCTACCCGTATGTGAGTGGAAATTTAACATTTGGGTGAAAAGCATGTTTGCAGGATTTCAGCGTTTCCCAGGCAGTCATTGGTTTCCTGTTAACTCCACTGACGTTTTTGCACTTGCTCCTATTTTTCATCAGATCTGCATTATAAGTCTTAGCATTCTTAGCCGTGCATCTAGCCATATTTTGATCGCATTCACATAATTCCCTTCCAgcacctatatatatatattatacatacaATTAACACTGTAATTTCAGAGTGTAAAATTAGGTCCATATGAACTCTGCATTTGATACCGCGGTAGGCTTGCTGCGTACATTAATTCCACCGAAACTTAAATGTATTCTGGCTACGACATTTGCTTAGCAAAATCATTTTCTGgtacccccgaagtatgtgaaccaagatggcggacaccggaacgtaggatgtttaccaggttagggttaggccctactttcagatacaaatactacgggagtcatttggctagtcccagaactcgtaatagaactaaaataaggaaaactagaataaaattatggcctaaccctaacctggtacacatactacgttctgccatcttggtttacatacttcgagAGCGCCCATTTGCTTAAGCTACTGAAATCTTTATTTCAACCAAGCATGTCTGTATTTCATGTACCATAAATATATACCATCCCAATATTAAATCAGTTCGGACCATCTGTATCAGAAGATGATAACATTTAAAAACCTGTAAATAATCATAATATAATTCATGAAATATCTTACTTGGACCAGAGTCCGTACATTTTGTATATTTCTCCTTCTTACAACAGGAGACACTATAAGGGACAGTGTACGTATCGCAACCATATTTAAGATTGTATTTCTTCATCACGCGTTCGTAGCAGGAATCATGTCCTTTGCAACATCTGGTAaagtaataacaaaatataatcaggCGATGCAAACAGCAGTGACTTTAGGCCTACGTTGAAAACTTAATGCTTCATTGAAAATTATTGTTCTGGTGTAGGCCTACGCCCAAATACTCACAGGTCGGTGGCATCCAAATAGTTTCCGAAATAGTAGCCTGCACCGCAGTAACATGCATATCCATTGAATCTTCTGTAAGCCCACAATGCTTGTAGTAGGAGTGGTCCCGTTTTTCCCTATTAAAAATAAGATAGCGtacaatgaaaaatgatatagtGAGTGTGAGGTTGGCCAAATGAGTCTTAAAAGTCTCTGTTTTCAAGCCAAATGAACACCTATGTGCAGAAGTATTACGTAACGACAAtggagcgatgctcaaatatatggacatgaaggCTAAGACGAAGTTGTGCGGGTATGCagtctgtcacagtagactaccgttACCGCAGTCTTCACGTCTTCGCCCGAATACTATAacgcgaacgcggaaccgccatAAAGTacgcaattttgatgacgtcatcgcacacgaAAATAGGAAACCTATAGAGCccacaaaaaattttgaaataaataaaagtaacaagAAACAGCTTTCTAGCAAAAtttacaatctttaaccactgaataTTCCAACGCAATTGGTCCCGGTAGTTAtgagaaaagaaattttttcacaTCAAGAAGACAATAATGACTAACAACAATAATGCTCGATTTAATACGAAAGATTATACAAAAGTATATAACTCGATCTTATATATAGTGCGCATTATTgatatacatataaaaataaattcgaaaaatccataGACTATTTTCAAGACATAAGCTAAACATTTGAATAACGTATGCAAATCAAGTTACTGTAATAACATACTCCATAACAGGCAAGCTGATACGCGAAATTCACAGTCGTCCATCTCCTCGCGTCTCCTGATTTAAATATTCCAGGAAGCGATTTCAAGAAACTGATGTCCAATAAGACATCATCCGTATTGAATCCGTGATCTTCACTTATTCTGCGAATTTCTGAGACGACGTCATCGTGCAAAACGTCAAAATCTGGATCTTTATTTTCTTCCTGAAACACGGTAACAATATatgtatttgaatatatcagtatatatgaTTATATTATAGCTTTCAATGCAATGAACGAAATTCGTTTTCATCAACGTGGGTACGCACAGGGCCGACTTTAAATATTGAGCGGCCCTTCGCAAAACGGATCGCGACGCGCCTTATCTGATTTGAGACAATAGCTGAAAATCAAGGAAAGTTTAACTTAATTTCTCCTTTAATCAAAGCATAttaataagttttattttattttttattatgttattacgCGACCTTAATTCAGTTCAATATTGCTttctgaaatttaatttaaaaatagacataaaaaaaacttgaagcGGACCTAGTCTCTCGTTGGTGATTCACGAATATGAAACGGGCAATTTCTGAGGTAAATATTCCTTAGAAATTAGCTTCTGGTATAAGAGTGGAAACAACTGCGAACTGCTAACCATACGAATAGACGCTAATGCAAAAAAGACATTCACCACCAAACACGATTCGgtaaattgtaaattaaatagACTTCGAAAATAAACTCCAATATGAAACATAATGGCTTGAAAGTGGTTTGCACTTACCATAATGAAACTCAAATCTCTCAGAAACTCTTCTACTTCACGTTCTTGATTAGCGTACACGAAGGAAACCATAGAGGATAGAATTAAGATCGTTTTACTaaacattttagtttattatacTCTCAAAATATTTGATcttgataaataattttaaactagtcaactatatataatataccttACTCTCATATACGATAGTAAAGAGATTTGTGTTCCAACTCAACTCCAAATTACTTTTACGGCTAACCGAAACCATCTACATACTGGTTTAGACTTTTATGCATGATACACGATCCTacgcaaaaaataataatgttgtAACGAAAGCCATCAAGAATTACATTCATTTTAATTCCTCGTATTCGGCGGAttctaaataatatataaattagtaaCATGATTCCATATGTCATAATACAATGGACATATGCTGAATCCTATTTTGCCTTCAAATATCATGTTACGCAAACAGTTGTTCCAAGATAGTGCGCCATTTCCGCTCAGGTGAGAATATTGTACTCCGTTTCATCGTCTCAATTAAAAGCAGTAAATCCCATTATGCTGTTGAGTGAGATGCAAATTTTCACGTGAGTATGTGAAATGTATATACGGTAAAGTAGTAGACTAACTACGTCTGAATAAATTTACATAATGTGCCAAGGCACGTGCAAAATTAGAGCCATTGGGAAACATTGCAATCTTACCAATTTACTAAATCTTGATAAACACACGACTTTCGGTAATCAGTTATGAGGAGTCGGCAAACGGCGAAGGAATTGTTTGATTGGACTATTTTTTCTGTCCCCTAATTCAGGAATTTCATATTATCCCTTAATCATACTGCAAGCCacgcctcttgtccggttacaaGTTAAtatcgggtatgggaatagtttatttatttgtttcaaatgcaacAAGCGGTTAGGTGGACCCCTACAATTACCTTGTAAAACCAGGAGGGCAGATTATTACCGCCAGCAAAGACACGATTCATCGTTTGACCATAAGAAGGAAAGCATGTCCTAGCAATTCTTTCTTACTCCATAAATATAATCCTAGTGTTCTAGCCTTATGTTAAATGGTAACCATGAGTCCGTTTATAAAAGAAAACTCATTTCCACGCAACGCaagttgaatatttattgatctGAAGAATCAAGTATTTtcaagaatatgaaaacaaagaaaaacaaaGAATAGAACAAACAATTTACAAACTAATAGCATCACTCATTAGGGATGAACACAAGGTCTATACCAAACATTACAATGTAAAAATTAGCGCCATTAAGAATATAAACCCCAAATCAATTATTACTGTCTAAATACAACTAGTTTGGTCAATCAAATGCCATTGTAAGgatgtttatttttgtaatatttgggAATAACAACTTATACAAGCgttttaacaaaaaatgaatacaaaGAAACTATGTTTAAATGTACAAAATTCCTGCGGAAATTCTTATTGTTCTTACAAAATATAGCTTATGCAAAAGTGAGCACAAGTTAAGAAACGCCCCAGGATGAGCTTGATAAAATTCATATAACAAACGCAGAGACTAAATTCTATTACAAGTACAGACAATTTTTCTCCATACATCGAATATATTTTCGCCCTTTAAGTACTAATAGTGAagagaaatataaaaaactataTAAGGGTCTTGTGATGACAATAAGatactgattaaaaaacttGGGGAATTCTAACTCTTGTTGGtgtttaaatatcaaaattcataaattgaaattttagagtTATTGTCGAATTGATGATGATTAAAAATTAGTTGTCAAacgctaaatttttttttttttaaattttgccaAACTATAAATGAATGTTGTAGTCGAAGCATTGAAAAAATCATAACaccaaaatatatatcaagAAATCACTGCGTTAAAATCTCATGACTTTCTTTTTTAACCCAATCTAATAAAATTACCTGCattgtttttttatgaaaaaactgCATTTGGAGGTGAGAATGATATACCGAAGTTGAACCAAAACTGTATATTAATAATTATGTACATCATGTTTAGATGCACTAACCCGACGACAGAGATGCCGTTAGTCATTTGAATAATGAGTCCTATGGACCTCTTTaaccagaataaatatgaaaatccaatCCTATCCTTTTCAACTTTTCATAACATTGCAAACGCTTCATTCAAATATACAGTGAGCTTCAATAATTGTTAATATACATAACTCCAGTTCATTTAGGCGTTACTTTCCCAGTTTATAACAAAGttagaaattgaaatatagattacaatttgaaattaaatatcaTTATCAATTATACAGGATGTTTTTAAAGTTCCattacagtttcaattttgtcataaagtcagttctcaatatatcttaaccaggttagtaatattttattagGTTCGATTAATTTACTTTATATAACACACTTGTAGGGGCCTACAAACTGTATATATATGGTGTACATAAATTTcccttgaaatttgaaaaatcagaagtattatgaacaccctgtactTTTCAAAGCTTTAAGTTTAAAGCAGGGGTGAGCAACCTGCAGCCCActaggaaaaattgtgcggcccacaAAACGAATTTTTAATATGGTAAGTGTGAGTAATTGAGTTGTGTGTTATAGCAAGTGTAGCAAATACTAAATAATGTATGAATCATTTTAAAAGCTGCAGATATCGCATTAGATAACAACAAAGCTTTGAATGGGCTACTTTGAAAAGTTCGGTTCAAATGATATTCATATTTCATAGAATTTCAACTGCAACTAAATCTATGAAAAACACTATTTTTACTGTGGTAACCTTTTTTTCAACGTTCATTACTCTCATAAACAGATTTGAAAAAAGGTATAGAAAATGGCAAAAATTTTTTGGCAAATAAAAAAGCTCTGCAACATCTGATCTTGAATATACTCTAGATATCTATAGAAAATCTTGGTTATTACTTGAGATAAAATATGTACATCTTGATGCTATCTAcataaaaatatgcaaacatgaaaaaattttgagatttaACCATAAACAAATATACATCTTTGTGAAGTGTGAAGAATTTTGAAGgtgatttaaaaaagaattcaaTTGAGTCAATGTAATAAATGCTTTCATAAGTTATTAGAAAATCAAATTGTGAATTTCTAAATTATTGTTGCTGttgaaaaattgcttttctccgCAACTGAATCTTGATAAACACACTACTTTCGGTAAGCAGATATGAGGAAACGGCAAACAGTGCCCTGCactatcaatttcaaatttttagtactcAATTAAAGCCATTAGAAGGCTATTGAttctcaattcaatttgctcttgGGCTATGTGACcattattttaattctaatttGAGAAATACTTCTATAGgacttttgtgtccatatattgtGTGAGTTACTTTCATTGCTTGTTTTTATTCAATGTGACAGCTGTGAACATTTGTCACCTTATGTGAAcaaggaaaaaaataaattgacgCTGTCTAAACAGAATACAATATTTAGATGCACAGGGTGGTCGATAGAAAAAGAGAAAATTGTCAAACAGCTGTTTATTTTTAcgaaaataaacttttttagaggcatatgttatattacCACTCATAGCTGCTCAAAATGTCATCCGTACACTTCAGAACAATGTCTTAATCTAGAAGTCCAAGCTTGTGTAGCATTTTGAAAGTTAGGTAATTTGTGAAATATCGTTCCAATTCAACCTAAATCATCGGACTTTCaatttttctgcttttttaGCGACCACCATGTATTATGGCCGAAAACACAACATTTTTATGTTCAGTGTACAAAGAATTGTTTCACAATATATAAAACACGGATCATTTTTAGGCAATGCCCAGTTCTATCAAAACAAATTTACCATTTTCAACATTTACAGATCAATGACTTGAGAATGATatgaaacaaaacatgattTTTAATAGTATTTTCTAACATCAAGGAAATATATTATATGTGGAGTGAATAAAAcacaatgttgaaaaaaataatataattaagAATAATAGATTTGACATACATAATTGGAATGAGAAatagtaatttaaaaacaaaataataaaaagtggAATTATTTCAAGTGAAGGAAAAGATGATACATGGTAGTAGACTAGTGATTAAGTGATTCGACTATACAGACTTATTTAcggatttaaatatattaaattctaACAACAGAATAATAAATGCggttcatatttatttattgtacaaAATAGGTTTTCTGTCATAAATAGAGATTTCATGAATTCACTGTTAGGAATTTATAGACCCTACAGCCACAGGGTGACCCAACTAAACCCAAGTTATTTGGAACATATTATAGAGAGAACTTTTGTGTCCTAGCGTTCCAGATTATCGAAACTTTTGGGTATAGTCATAACCAAACAGAGGTTAAACTTTTatgtacaatcatacacaaatagGGGTTCACACATTTTGTATAATTAGGATTTATGGATTCTGTTTTTAGACGCCCCGATCTCacatgcaaattttgaaaagtggCATCTAGGGTTGCACCAAGattaaaatcattgttttttttaaacttgttGTTCTTTTTAAGCACTATGAGTTGATGACATACTCATTTATTAATCACATTGAGTCTGGCGGGTATACCAACATACAAATACTATTTTTGTTTAGATAAGACATTGTTACTTTATGTCTTGCTCAAAAAGTTGCAAATCCACTTTGACGACGACCTCTCCCGATTCAACTTCATGGAGAAGTAATCGTTTGGTTAGAGGTCCTTTGCTTTCTGCAGTGTCTCGTTTGATATCCGACACTTTGATTTCAGTTCGTCCGAGAAAATCTAGATAaacattaataattttttttcataaaacttcATAACCATAAAAGTTTAGCATGACTATGTCTGCGATGAGTCTCAACTATGCTAGTATCAATGATATAAAATACGCTCTGATTGAGGCATGGTTGCTTTGCTGCCTCAATGTTACTTTTTTTCTATAGTGGTATTCGAAATAATTGCCTAAATAAGATGGTAATCTTCAATGAAAAAATCAGtgggcatattcaaaatgaaatgtcTACTGAACAACTGAAATCATACCATCAGGAGAGAACATGTCTTTCTGGAAAACAGAAATGCACAAAACATCTTCTTTGATATCCTTGACAAAAAACTGCATACTTGTCCCCCACTTTGGATTTTGTGTATCCTGGAATTTAATATATACttttgatcaaaataaaatattaccatCAAGGGGTAGTGAGAATATTCCTACACTGATTACTTGAATAATCAAAAATTCTATCGTggaattaatttcaatttaagtATTTTAAACCGATGAAATATCTTGCAAAAATTTGGTttaatggaaaataaaaaaattaatctcAAAATCGCAAATTTTAGGAAAAAAACGTATTTAGGTAAAAATAGTAactaaaattatcaaaaaattaatCTCAGAATCGcgaatttaaagaaaaaatcaTGATTAGGTAAAAATAGTAACTAAAATTaccaaaaaattaatttcataatcgcgaattttagaaaaaaattgtgtttaGGTAAAATATATTAACTAAAATTAACTGTAATCTGGAAAGGCCTAACTgtcaaaaattgtttaaaaaaaaattgcattagAATACTTTTTTCTGTGGGCGTCTAGGCCCTCAGGTACAGAACAAAAAATGACCTTATTAATGTATCGGAACATTAAAACATAATCTAATTAAGTTCAGATGATAAACAACACAATACCTGAATAGTTTTAGTCAAATGACTTTGCACTCCCAttgttacttcacaatatggaTCATTTCTCCCATTGGTGTTTTTAACAAGGTTGCAACCTTCAACAATGTTAACCATAAGTCTTCCAATGCCGGCAGTCCTTTGTGATCGAGCTAtcaaaacagaaaattaaaatacGATCT encodes:
- the LOC120337332 gene encoding uncharacterized protein LOC120337332; this encodes MFSKTILILSSMVSFVYANQEREVEEFLRDLSFIMEENKDPDFDVLHDDVVSEIRRISEDHGFNTDDVLLDISFLKSLPGIFKSGDARRWTTVNFAYQLACYGGKTGPLLLQALWAYRRFNGYACYCGAGYYFGNYLDATDLCCKGHDSCYERVMKKYNLKYGCDTYTVPYSVSCCKKEKYTKCTDSGPSAGRELCECDQNMARCTAKNAKTYNADLMKNRSKCKNVSGVNRKPMTAWETLKSCKHAFHPNVKFPLTYGSQGSCPNGGSRGSWLWR
- the LOC120337331 gene encoding uncharacterized protein LOC120337331; the encoded protein is MFAKILLMLSVVSSIRCNQEERMDNLIHHLSKFVDENADPEFDVVDNEDAMAEIRKIIEDHGFNSDDLLSDISFLYGIPGIFKSGDAKRWASVNFSYQLACYSGKTGSLLSQAWWAYTRFNEYGCYCGGGNYYGNYLDATDHCCKVHDRCYDRVQSKFKLALGCHTYTTPYTVSCCKDQKYTKCTDSGPSGGRGLCECDQAMAKCVAATKGSYNPSLLKNRSNCRDPNGKKSKPLSPWEILKTCKHAFSPAVTVPLTYGSQGTCPKSGGSSGWFWG